From Dermacentor albipictus isolate Rhodes 1998 colony chromosome 8, USDA_Dalb.pri_finalv2, whole genome shotgun sequence:
ttgctggagcttgcaagagagttgggtctggatgtctcaaaCTCAggaaaccagaactgctgagggctattcttgagttagaggctgaggatgacgagctgtcggaatgccttgagaccattgaggagacggcaaaaagacaggagcgcgaactggaagtcaggcacacggtgcaggagaacgagtattgttcaaaatgactgacctgatgcggccgtttaagcttgtgtgtgtgtgtgtgtgtgtgtgaagtgatttttggaaaggaaacggaagagatgagtgcagcgccgtaactgtctctcacaggaagACACCTCAAAAGCACTGCgcggggaagggggaatgggaagaaaaagatgaaggggAGAAAGACAGGACTAACGTGGCAAGGGCGAAAAAATgtgagtgcggggctcagagccgcgctctcaagtgcgtcgcactgcagtagtctagcagtgccgaaagagcgtgcttcacgatggacgagtgggctgcagggaatagcagtgcggtcgccgtatcgtaagtcagtcccagtcgccgatagACTGCACACAAGGCCGTGCGCTCCACATCGAAGGCAGGGCAGCGAAGTAGcaagtggtcgagcgtctccaaatcggcgcagttgctgcacgcggggtcGCCAATTCCCTGCAGCCTGTGCGTTCTAGCAGCCGtcctgtagcagccgacgcgcaggcgAAGCAGGAAAGAGTGGTCCGCCCGGGAGAAGCCCACGCGGGGGAGGAGTCGAAGTGACGCACCGGCGGCGACGCgctaatggtacgtccacactagcgacaaaaacgcgcgcggcgagcgtcgctgtcgcgcgcggcaagattcacgaaaagcggcagcaacgcgcggcaaacgcgcgaatgggtgcgagacccatttttcgcggcagacgcgaaacgtccaccaatcagaagcgagccgctttacgagccgcgctgttgtggcgccacctgtcgcataagcaaagaatcataatctatgggctctgagactgaacagtgacacgcgcgccgtaaaatctcagaggccatttccagtccagggggctgtttttgttaagccttaccacaccgccactgaggcgtcgacgaagaattcgcctcgcaatggaggcgtttttggaaaccgttcgcggatatgcatacctctatgataaatcgagcgtcggacaaggagctgcgcgccaaccgctggcacattatggacagcagtttggcatgacaggtgaaggtggggaagcagagtgtgcgcctggccctcagtgtccctgtaccgcactcaaaactttcttgtccgctgtctggcacgtcggcgtcgcacaagtaaagaacaaacaagtattatagtgttcacagtcaccagtagctcctcgtccgtatccgacatgcctgagcgtggccggcagtggcgcaaaaaaacacacacttccgatggaagacgaaatgggcagaacggagagcgcgttgtcgcgagaagtatcgaatggaacgagacaacgcgggactccacgggccgctgccgcgtgccgcaaaacgcgactgtggacttgcccgcacgcgtctgccgcgcgggcgcttgcggcgtgcggcgtgtcgcgcgcgtttttgtcgctagtgtgggcgtgcACGGAGCGTTCGCAGAATGGTTGCTTTGGCCACGTCGAAGCCGCTGACCGAGGTAGCGAGGGGGAAGCGCAGAGAGTGAGCCTGCTTTGCGAGAGCGTCCGCGGCTTCGTTCCCTTCCAGGCCGATGTGCGCTGGAACCCATTGCAACGCCAAATCGCAGCCCTGGCTGACGAGGTGGCGGAGCTTTGAGCCGATGCGCTGCACCAACGGAGGCCCAAGGTAATCCTTCGCCAGCATACACAGTGCCGCGCGCGAGTCCGAAAGGATCGCGGCAGAAAAAACACTGCGCTGTTGAAGCAAGAGATCAGCTGCTAGGTCGATCGCAGCAAGCTCAGCCACTGTCGACGACCACACAACACGAAGGCGGCACTGCCGTGTAGCGCAAATATCCTGCGCCGTGCACGCTGCAGCACCAGAACCATCACTCGCCACGGAGCCGTCGGTGTAAACGAGCAGCCGGCCCCCTAGGCGCTCGTGTAGCAGTGCGGCCGTTTCCTGCTGCATAGCACAAACAGCTGTTTGACGCTTGGACTTGACGTCTGGCACCGTGGTGTTTACATCGAGTTGCGCGAAGGCGTGCGGCGATACCGGCAGAGGTAGGAGTTGCGGCGTCGACGCGACGAGTGCGCTGAactcggtggcacgctggcccatgcccgagccctcCAGCATGTGGAGGCGACAAACGAGGCGTTGTCCCTGTGGCGAACGTTGAAGGCGCTCGATGTGGTTCATCGCTTGCTTCCGTGCGcgaagtgagggcggccagtCTCCCGCTTCGGCGAGAGTTGCTCCTACTTGCGAGTTGCGAGGAAGCCCGTAAAGTTGGCGAATTACGGTGCGGTGCTCCATGTCGATGGCGTTCCAGTTGATGGCTCTGGCGTTCGTGAGGGGAAGCGCATAGAGTGCTTGCGTTGTTGCGACAGATTTGTAAACTcgaagcgcaagttgcggtgTACAACCACGACCAcgggcgagcagggagcgtgcggcgccAGCCACCTTCTTAGAATTCTTGCAGAGCTGGGAGACGGCGGCGTTAAAGTTGACCCGGCAGTCGATGTCAAGTCCGAGATAGCGcacttttctctgccacgggaggggGCTTCCGCGCAGCGTGAGACAAGGCATTTCGAAGCGCGCACGAGCACGGGGGTGTACTGACAACACCTCAGTTTTTGACGCCGAGAGCTGGAGCCCTATGCTGGCGAGATATTCATCGACGGCGTTGATCGCCGACTGCAGGGATTCTCGCACTTGGAAGCCGAGGTCCGTGGGCCCGCACGCGAACAGtgcaatgtcatcggcgtagatcgcCACGCGGACTTCGTGGGCTGTCATCTTGGGGATGTAGTCAGGTAGTCTTGCCAGAGCCAAGTTAATAAGAAATGGGCTGATCACGCTGCCCTGGGGAACCCCGGAGGTCACGCTGGGAGGGGCACTGAGCGTGGCGCCAACTCGCACTCTGAGCGTGCGGTCACTGAGGAAGGCCGCGATATAGTCAAAGAGGCGGCCGGTGACACGTAGCTAACGGAGGGCTTGAATGATGGTGGTGTGAGGGAGACCATCAAATGCGCGTTGCACATCGAGCAGCACGAGATATCCGGCTTCTTGGCGACTTGCTGCGTGCTCGAGCGTAGCCACGACGTCCGCGAGCGAGTCAGCTGCTGAGCGCAGTCGCCGGAAACCACTCTGTTCAGGGGCGAAAGCGTCGAGGGCGGAGGCAATCCACTCAAGGCGGCGCAAAGCCATGGCCTCCAGAGTTTTGCCGGCTACCGAAGTAAGCGACACTGGGCGATAGGAGCTGACGCTCGTGGCAGCTTTGCCGCGCTTGAGAATAGGGACGACGATCGCCTCTTTCCAGTCAGCAGGAATAATGCCACTGCGCCAGACGCCATTGAAGGCCTCGAGTAGGGAAGGGAGCTGCGCTGCATCGACGTTCCTGAGGACCTGATGAGTTAGTCCATCGGCACCAGGCGCTGAGCGTCGTTTACGCGTGTTCAAGACAATGCGCAACTCACTGAGGGTAAACTCGGCCGAGCAAAGCACCTCAACGTGCTCCAAAATTGCCCTCGTAGGAAAGTAGCGCAGGGGAGGGAGGAGTTCAGCCCTGTTGTGCGGCGGTAGTTCGCAGGGTGCACTGACGGGGCGCACAGACGGTGGCGGTGGAGCGAAGGCATCGGCGAAGAGTTCGGCCAGTTGCTCTGTGCTCAAGCCCGTAGCCACCGCGATGGAGAGTGCAGGATGGCGAGGGATCTTGGGACGGAGGAGGGAAGCGAGAATGCGCCAAGGGCGCGACTTGTCGCGAGTGTCCTCCAATGACACGCAGAGACTTTGCCAGCTCTGATTGCGACGCTGCCTGGCGTGACGGCGACACGCAGCGTCCAGGCGGTTGTATAAAGTCCAATTCTCCACCTTGTCGCTCTTGATGGCACGGCGTTCGGCGCGACGACGGACAGCGCGCAGATTGAGAAGCTTGATATCGAGGACCGGCGTTCCAGCAGGCACCACGCAAGATTTTGTAGCGGCATCCAAACACCTCCTATAAGATGCATAAGAAAGTTTGTATTTGCCGGAGGGGGTATGGCACAGAGGGACCGAAAATGGGACCAGTCCGTGACGCGGTACGTACATGTCCTCGTGCGGTTCAGGCCGAGCGGGTCGAGAAAGATCGGATAGTGATCCGACCCCTGCGTGTCAGGGCTGCGAACCCACTCGTAGTGGCATCGCTCGCTCGCGAGCGACAAGTCTATCGCACTCCCGTGTACCCTCCGACGCACAAAAGGGAGACTTCCGGTGTTGATGATTAGCAGGCCCGAAGCATGGATGGAACTCAGCAGGTCCCTGCCGTTCGGCTCACTGTGGGCGCTGCCCCACGCCGTGTGGTGGGAGTTGAAATCACCGCACACGACACAGTCACCAGCGATGAGCGCGGTGAGGCTCTCGATGAAGGTCGTATCCCACCGTCGTACGGGTTGCACGTACACGCTGGCGACACAAGTGTCGGCCCCCCCAACGCGCACAGTCACAGCCACACACTCTACGGAGGTGGGTACAATGTCGGCCACACGAACGACGGCTTGGGCAAGACGCGCACGGACGTAAATAGACGCGCGGGAGCGACCGGGTGGATGGAGCGGATCACAGCACTGCACGTTGGCGCAAGTCCGTAACTCGCAGGTGGTCGCACTGTGGTAGCCCACAAATCCCGGAAAGTTGCACACCCCGTCGCGCGTGCATGTCTCTTGCAACGTGAGCACGTCGTACTCGTGCAGAAGTAGGTGTTCGGAAAGTTCGGCTTGTCGTCGGCGTAGCGAGCGCACGTTCCACTGCAAGATGCGCGGCCGACGTTTTGCTGTGCGACTAGCCATGGTGATTGTGTTGCTGTTGACatgccactgcctgcaggcagatggcCCGGAGCGGATGGTCAGCTGGCAGCAAGGTGCTGACTGCTTGCATGGTGAGCAGCAGGTTGTCTACCAGCTAATCCATAGTAGTTTGGGCGGGTGGAGCAGCAGTATCCCGTGTCTGCTGGCGTTGAGAGGCACGAGGTGCTGGTACCGGATGCCTGGGTGCACAACTGGGGCCCTTCAGCACGCTCGCACAGGACCGCACCGGAGATGAGAAGGATGCTGTGGCTGCTTCTCCTCCCGGACTACTGCCCTGACAGCACGCCTCGACAATGCCGAGGTGGAGGAAGCCATGATGGTGGCCACCTCCCGTTCTTCCTGCCATTTGGGGCAGGCGGGAGTGTCGGCCCTATGGGGGCCCCCGCAGTTCCTGCAGCGGACTTTCTCGCAGGAGGCGCCCTCCGCGTGGCTTTTGCCGCAGAAGATGCAGTCGGTCGGCCATCTGCAGGATTCcagcacgtgcccgaagcggccgcactgcCGACATTGCACTGGACGGGGCCTGACAGGTCGCGCCCTGAACCCTAGCTTGAAAATGCGCACGTGTTCAGGGGGGACCGGTCCCGCGAATCGGATGGTGGTGGTGCTCTCCTCCCTCGTTGCCGACAGCACGGGAACGCTCGACTCGATGGCTCCCAGCAGGTCTGTGTCCGCGGGTAACCCGACCACCCCGTGCAGGAAGCCGGTGCTCTTGCCGCGCTCGGCTGGCAGTCGGGCAGTCACTGGAATTCCGTGCAGCTCAGTGACTGCCAGCAGCTCCTCCAGGCACTCCCGGGTGGTAGTATCGGCGGCCACGATGTTGCGCTTATGGTTAACGCGAACCACTGCAACACCGGGCCGCGAAGAGAGGGTTGCAGCGAGTGAGAGGCGCGGTGCTCCTCGGAAGATTCCGCCAGGCGCCGAGGGACGGAAGAGCACCGTACCGACGACCGCGGGAACAACCGGGAGTGCAGCAGTCTCCAGGGCTCGTGCACGGCGCCGGTCCCTCTTTGACTGCACCAGCGTGAAGTCGGACGTGGTGGACTCGCGAGCGGATGGTGTCACTCTCTGTACTGCGGCTGTAGGCACACTGGGGGTGACCAAGGTAGCGGGTGGGCGCCGCGAGTCGTCCGTTGCCCCGGGAGACGAACGGGAAACGTGGGCAGGCTCCTtccacttcttctgcttcttctgccCCTTTGGCTTCGGCCGCGAAGCAGGCTGGCATGGTGGGTCCTTCAGGAACCGCGCCGCGGGGTGATCAGGGCCCTGATGTGACGAAACAGTGGGTGTTGCGTCCGTCAGCTCCATCTCGTCGGCAGCGCTTGCGTTTGTAGCTGGTTCGTTAGCAGACGCTGCAGGGGACGCGGCGCGCCATCAGGAGCAGACGGCGCGTCGAGGATGGTTCCGGGCGCGCCCTTGCTCTGAGGGGGCGCGGAGGCGGCGGCTGTAGACTCGGCGGGATGTCGAGAGGTGGTGCTCGCCTTTCTTGGAGGGCCTCCGTCTTGGGCGGTAGGCGGAGAGGAGGTGGCGGCTGTTTCGCCCGAGTGTGGGGAAATGGCGCTGCCGTGGTCCGGTTGCTGCACGTGGCAGCTGGCTGCCGTGTGCTGCTCCGGGCGGGGGGGAGAGCTCGACGGCTGCTTACGTCGCCCGGTTGGCTCCTCGTCATCGCTCTCCGTCTCGCGGGCGCGTTTCCGGGAGCTGGACATATCCATGTCCTCGTCGTCGGAGGCGGG
This genomic window contains:
- the LOC139048707 gene encoding uncharacterized protein, which gives rise to MTAHEVRVAIYADDIALFACGPTDLGFQVRESLQSAINAVDEYLASIGLQLSASKTEVLSVHPRARARFEMPCLTLRGSPLPWQRKVRYLGLDIDCRVNFNAAVSQLCKNSKKVAGAARSLLARGRGCTPQLALRVYKSVATTQALYALPLTNARAINWNAIDMEHRTVIRQLYGLPRNSQVGATLAEAGDWPPSLRARKQAMNHIERLQRSPQGQRLVCRLHMLEGSGMGQRATEFSALVASTPQLLPLPVSPHAFAQLDVNTTVPDVKSKRQTAVCAMQQETAALLHERLGGRLLVYTDGSVASDGSGAAACTAQDICATRQCRLRVVWSSTVAELAAIDLAADLLLQQRSVFSAAILSDSRAALCMLAKDYLGPPLVQRIGSKLRHLVSQGCDLALQWVPAHIGLEGNEAADALAKQAHSLRFPLATSVSGFDVAKATILRTLRARPH